From the genome of Streptacidiphilus rugosus AM-16, one region includes:
- the glmS gene encoding glutamine--fructose-6-phosphate transaminase (isomerizing) — protein MCGIVAYIGSKDAAPILLEGLARLEYRGYDSAGVAVAAKGALKMVKKKGRVADLAAVVPARFKGGAGIGHTRWATHGEPSDVNSHPHLDGAQRFAVVHNGIIENADQLRAKLQADGVVFASETDTEVLVHLIAAEAQHEKQLEDAVRAALSRIVGTYGIAVLDAEQPDRIVVARNGSPIVLGIGEKEMFAASDVAALVRYTRQVVHLDDGELATVRADGFQTFTQDAHITAKKPSTVDWEEASYDTAGHAHFLIKEIHEQPAAVERTLSGRVDERFATAHLGGLNLDAREARAFRRVKILGCGSAYYSGELGAQLIEELARIPAHAEPASEFRYRNPVIEADTLYIAVSQSGETYDTLAAVQEIKRKGGRVLGVVNTVGSAIARECDGGVYLHAGPEISVASTKAFTSTAVAFALIALHFGRVHDLSPADGRRICAGLKALPDQIREILGQEEQIAKLAAEYAHNAGMMFVGRVRGWPVAREGAQKLKEVSYVHAEAYPASELKHGPLALIGPELPTVALVPDDELVEKNLTTMGEIRARHGRVLMVGHTAPDPKFAEDTILIPRNEPELDPILLGIPLQLLAYYAAVALERDVDKPRNLAKSVTVE, from the coding sequence ATGTGCGGAATCGTCGCCTACATCGGCAGCAAGGACGCGGCCCCCATCCTGCTGGAGGGGCTGGCCCGGCTGGAGTACCGGGGCTACGACTCGGCCGGTGTCGCCGTCGCCGCCAAGGGCGCGCTCAAGATGGTGAAGAAGAAGGGCCGGGTCGCCGACCTGGCGGCCGTCGTGCCGGCGCGCTTCAAGGGCGGCGCGGGCATCGGCCACACCCGCTGGGCCACCCACGGCGAGCCCAGCGACGTGAACTCGCACCCGCACCTGGACGGCGCGCAGCGCTTCGCCGTCGTGCACAACGGCATCATCGAGAACGCCGACCAGCTGCGCGCCAAGCTGCAGGCCGACGGCGTCGTCTTCGCGTCCGAGACCGACACCGAGGTGCTCGTCCACCTCATCGCCGCCGAGGCGCAGCACGAGAAGCAGCTCGAGGACGCCGTCCGCGCCGCGCTCAGCCGCATCGTGGGCACCTACGGCATCGCGGTGCTCGACGCCGAGCAGCCGGACCGGATCGTCGTCGCCCGCAACGGCAGCCCGATCGTGCTCGGCATCGGCGAGAAGGAGATGTTCGCCGCCTCCGACGTCGCCGCGCTGGTCCGCTACACCCGCCAGGTCGTCCACCTGGACGACGGCGAGCTGGCCACGGTGCGCGCCGACGGCTTCCAGACCTTCACCCAGGACGCCCACATCACCGCCAAGAAGCCCTCGACCGTGGACTGGGAGGAGGCCTCCTACGACACCGCCGGGCACGCCCACTTCCTGATCAAGGAGATCCACGAGCAGCCGGCCGCCGTCGAGCGGACCCTCTCCGGCCGCGTCGACGAGCGCTTCGCCACCGCCCACCTGGGCGGCCTCAACCTGGACGCCCGCGAGGCGCGTGCCTTCCGCCGGGTCAAGATCCTCGGCTGCGGCTCCGCCTACTACTCCGGCGAGCTGGGCGCCCAGCTGATCGAGGAGCTGGCCCGGATCCCCGCACACGCCGAGCCCGCCTCGGAGTTCCGCTACCGCAACCCGGTGATCGAGGCGGACACCCTCTACATCGCGGTCAGCCAGTCCGGCGAGACCTACGACACGCTGGCCGCCGTCCAGGAGATCAAGCGCAAGGGCGGCCGGGTCCTCGGCGTCGTGAACACCGTCGGCAGCGCCATCGCCCGCGAGTGCGACGGCGGCGTCTACCTGCACGCGGGCCCGGAGATCTCGGTCGCCTCGACCAAGGCGTTCACCTCGACGGCCGTGGCGTTCGCGCTGATCGCGCTGCACTTCGGCCGGGTCCACGACCTCTCGCCCGCCGACGGTCGCCGCATCTGCGCGGGCCTGAAGGCGCTGCCCGACCAGATCAGGGAGATCCTGGGCCAGGAGGAGCAGATCGCGAAGCTGGCCGCCGAGTACGCGCACAACGCCGGGATGATGTTCGTCGGCCGGGTGCGCGGCTGGCCGGTGGCCCGCGAGGGGGCGCAGAAGCTCAAGGAGGTCTCCTACGTCCACGCCGAGGCCTACCCGGCCAGTGAGCTCAAGCACGGCCCGCTGGCCCTGATCGGTCCCGAGCTGCCCACGGTCGCGCTGGTGCCGGACGACGAGCTGGTGGAGAAGAACCTCACCACCATGGGCGAGATCCGGGCCCGTCACGGCCGGGTGCTGATGGTCGGCCACACCGCGCCGGACCCGAAGTTCGCCGAGGACACCATCCTGATCCCGCGGAACGAGCCCGAGCTCGACCCGATCCTGCTCGGCATCCCGCTCCAGCTGCTCGCCTACTACGCGGCGGTGGCACTGGAGCGGGACGTGGACAAGCCGCGCAACCTGGCGAAGTCCGTCACCGTCGAGTAG
- the lnt gene encoding apolipoprotein N-acyltransferase — MGEQGDRPAPARPSFARRAAAPLLAAVCGALPVLIFPAPGWWWFAYVCLVPLMLVLRAAPTPRRALLLGWWGGMGFLIGVMSWLIPSLSVAIVALAAFLGVLWAPWGWLVHRLLHGTPDVGRALAALVLVPTGWLLTETVRSWQYLGGPWGLLGASQYQQHFALRLASVGGVWLDSLLIVAVNTAVVVLVAAWGRSAVAWLTLVGLALGTFAVTAWAPQPRLTGRTAVVGVVQPGLADDTIEDRTVRGEQLTATLGPSRPDLVLWGESSVSYDLAARPDLTTRLAASSAAVGADLLVNVDAVRPGSGGIYKSSVLVGPQGPTGARYDKIRLVPFGEYIPLRPVLGWVKNFSKAAAVDRRRGTGPVVMTVPTRDGGSLAVGPLICFESAFPDMSRALVQRGAQVILVQSATPTFQQTWAPEQHASLAALRAAETGRPVVQATLTGVSVAYDPSGNRVGQQLGKDDAGAVAYTVPLATGSTLYDRWGNWVPTGSALTVLLCGGVWLLLARRDRRRDRR; from the coding sequence ATGGGCGAGCAGGGCGACCGGCCCGCCCCGGCGCGACCGTCCTTCGCGCGCCGCGCCGCCGCGCCGCTGCTGGCGGCGGTCTGTGGCGCGCTGCCCGTGCTGATCTTCCCCGCGCCGGGGTGGTGGTGGTTCGCCTACGTCTGCCTGGTGCCGCTGATGCTGGTGCTCAGGGCCGCCCCGACCCCGCGTCGGGCGCTGCTGCTGGGCTGGTGGGGCGGGATGGGATTCCTGATCGGCGTCATGAGCTGGCTGATCCCCTCGCTCAGCGTCGCGATCGTCGCCCTGGCGGCGTTCCTCGGCGTGCTGTGGGCTCCGTGGGGGTGGCTGGTTCACCGCCTGCTGCACGGCACGCCCGATGTGGGGCGCGCGCTGGCCGCACTGGTGCTGGTGCCGACGGGCTGGCTGCTGACCGAGACGGTCCGCTCCTGGCAGTACCTCGGGGGGCCGTGGGGGCTGCTCGGCGCGAGCCAGTACCAGCAGCACTTCGCGCTGCGGCTGGCCTCGGTCGGCGGGGTCTGGCTGGACAGCCTGCTCATCGTGGCGGTCAACACCGCCGTCGTCGTGCTCGTCGCGGCCTGGGGACGCTCCGCCGTGGCCTGGCTGACGCTGGTGGGCCTCGCGCTGGGCACCTTCGCGGTGACCGCCTGGGCCCCGCAGCCCCGGCTGACCGGCCGGACCGCCGTGGTCGGCGTCGTCCAGCCGGGTCTGGCCGACGACACGATCGAGGACCGCACGGTCCGCGGGGAGCAGCTCACCGCGACACTGGGGCCGAGCCGGCCCGACCTCGTGCTCTGGGGCGAGAGCAGCGTCTCCTACGACCTGGCCGCCCGGCCCGACCTCACCACCCGGCTGGCGGCGAGCTCCGCCGCCGTCGGCGCGGACCTGCTGGTCAACGTCGACGCCGTGCGGCCCGGCAGCGGCGGGATCTACAAGAGTTCGGTGCTGGTCGGCCCGCAGGGGCCGACCGGAGCGCGCTACGACAAGATCCGGCTGGTGCCCTTCGGCGAGTACATACCGCTGCGTCCGGTGCTGGGCTGGGTCAAGAACTTCTCCAAGGCCGCCGCCGTCGACCGTCGCCGCGGTACCGGCCCGGTGGTGATGACCGTGCCGACCAGGGACGGTGGCAGCCTCGCCGTCGGCCCGCTGATCTGCTTCGAGTCGGCCTTCCCCGACATGAGCCGGGCGCTGGTCCAACGCGGTGCGCAGGTGATCCTGGTGCAGTCGGCGACGCCGACCTTCCAGCAGACCTGGGCCCCCGAGCAGCACGCCTCCCTCGCCGCGCTGCGGGCGGCCGAGACCGGGCGTCCCGTGGTGCAGGCGACACTGACCGGCGTCAGCGTCGCCTACGACCCGTCCGGGAACCGGGTGGGACAGCAGCTCGGCAAGGACGACGCGGGCGCGGTCGCCTACACCGTGCCGCTGGCCACCGGCAGCACGCTCTACGACCGCTGGGGCAACTGGGTGCCGACCGGGTCGGCGCTGACGGTGCTGCTGTGCGGCGGTGTCTGGCTGCTGCTGGCCCGGCGGGACCGCCGTCGCGACCGCCGCTGA
- a CDS encoding NIPSNAP family protein — translation MFLEIRTYRLVPGTRADFVRAMREEAIPLLRQAGIRVVDSGPSLSDEDGHEEAYLIRAFASLAEHRDQEAAFYGSEAWLKGPREAIVSRIESYHSVVIEAPESAAQALTGA, via the coding sequence ATGTTTCTCGAGATCCGCACGTACCGGCTGGTGCCGGGCACGCGTGCCGACTTCGTCCGGGCGATGCGGGAGGAGGCGATTCCGCTGCTGCGGCAGGCCGGCATCCGCGTCGTCGACTCCGGCCCCTCCCTGTCGGACGAGGACGGCCACGAGGAGGCGTACCTGATCCGCGCGTTCGCCTCCCTGGCCGAGCATCGCGACCAGGAGGCCGCGTTCTACGGCAGCGAGGCGTGGCTCAAGGGGCCTCGCGAGGCGATCGTCTCCCGCATCGAGAGTTACCACTCCGTCGTCATCGAGGCCCCGGAGTCCGCCGCCCAGGCCCTGACGGGCGCGTAA